The Brasilonema sennae CENA114 genome includes a region encoding these proteins:
- a CDS encoding sensor histidine kinase, which translates to MVSHEFRNPLNTIAGFTRLLEQDKLSQEKRADFFQRIQAAVRRMIALLDDVLTLSKSEANRLTSHPVGLAISPLCQKLIEEIKFSTSTGHTINFNCEDECVTVYMNEALVRHVLTNLLSNAIKYSAPDSSVELRVQCQSQAVIFQVQDEGIGITPKDQQRLFESFYRASNVGNISGTGLGLAIVKQLVERHGGTVTVKSEINVGTTFTVTLPISSEMS; encoded by the coding sequence ATGGTTTCTCATGAATTTCGCAATCCACTAAATACAATTGCTGGTTTCACTCGTTTGCTAGAACAAGACAAACTATCTCAAGAAAAAAGAGCGGACTTTTTTCAACGTATCCAAGCTGCAGTTCGCCGCATGATTGCCCTGCTGGATGATGTTTTGACCTTGAGCAAATCTGAAGCCAATCGCCTAACGTCTCATCCTGTTGGGCTAGCTATTTCGCCTTTGTGCCAGAAGCTAATCGAAGAAATCAAATTCAGCACATCCACTGGTCACACGATTAATTTCAATTGCGAGGATGAATGTGTCACAGTTTATATGAATGAAGCTTTAGTGCGGCACGTTTTGACCAATCTACTGTCTAATGCTATCAAATACTCAGCACCCGACAGCAGCGTTGAACTGAGAGTGCAATGTCAATCGCAAGCTGTGATATTTCAAGTGCAGGATGAGGGGATCGGTATCACTCCAAAAGATCAACAACGACTGTTTGAATCCTTTTATCGTGCTAGTAACGTCGGCAATATTTCTGGAACTGGACTAGGACTGGCGATTGTTAAACAGTTAGTTGAGCGACATGGCGGAACAGTTACGGTAAAAAGCGAAATTAATGTTGGGACAACATTCACCGTAACCCTGCCCATCAGCAGCGAAATGTCTTAA
- a CDS encoding IS607 family transposase, with product MKYLTPQQVYEQFGYHPKTTAEWADLGKIECIRSPGGHRRYPESAFTSPISSDKQRVLYARVSTRTQLEELTSQIDYLGKTYPGCRVVKDVASGMNWKRKNFTKLMTEVSNNEISEIVVGHKDRLCRFGFEFVEWFCNLHDCKITVINNAKLSSHEELMQDFMSIMHCFSSKLYFLRAYKKKIEEEQNISDIPEKNRSQCESI from the coding sequence ATGAAATACCTGACTCCACAGCAAGTGTACGAGCAATTTGGCTATCACCCAAAAACAACCGCAGAGTGGGCAGACTTGGGGAAAATAGAATGTATTAGATCACCCGGAGGTCATCGACGATATCCTGAATCTGCTTTTACCTCGCCAATCTCATCGGACAAACAAAGAGTTCTCTATGCTCGCGTTAGCACCAGAACTCAGTTAGAGGAATTGACTAGCCAAATAGATTACCTTGGTAAAACCTATCCTGGATGCCGCGTTGTTAAAGATGTTGCCAGTGGAATGAACTGGAAACGGAAAAACTTTACCAAGCTGATGACCGAAGTCTCAAACAACGAAATCTCTGAGATAGTCGTAGGGCACAAGGACAGGCTCTGTCGTTTTGGTTTTGAGTTTGTCGAGTGGTTCTGCAATCTTCACGACTGCAAGATCACCGTAATCAATAACGCTAAACTTTCTTCCCACGAGGAATTAATGCAAGACTTTATGTCAATCATGCATTGCTTCAGTTCCAAACTTTACTTCCTTCGCGCTTACAAAAAGAAGATCGAAGAGGAGCAGAATATTTCTGATATTCCGGAGAAAAATCGTAGTCAATGTGAGTCAATATGA
- a CDS encoding gas vesicle protein GvpD — translation MSENRLSSGISGLDEVLHGGYVPGRAYLIRGGPGAGKTTLGMHFLVTGAARGEQVLFISLGESVTQLRRTAVGLGFDLENITFLDLSPTAEFFAEVQTYDIFSPAEVEREPTTRRIVQQVEALKPQRIFIDSMTQFRYLATDTFQFRKQVLSFLRFLVEQDITVLFTSESSEEAPDDDLQFMSDAVINLSFSDSERTLCISKFRGSDFQNGNHAIRLTSTGMQLFPRLIAQTYGQAFTTEVIPSGIPEIDELLHGGIERSTITIISGPSGVGKTTLGLQFMKEAAGRGEHSIIYTFEERKETLLRRAEGINIAVNAMQQRGTLSVVQVEPLYYTPDEFANLVRQEVEQKQTRIVMIDSVSGYRLSVRGEELTSHIHSLCKYLQNMGVAVLLINEVETITGEFRVTEIGISYLADTIIFLRYLEMQGELRRAIGVLKKRMTDFEKTLREFKISRYGIKVGEPLTHLRGVLTGVPELLKDKP, via the coding sequence ATGTCCGAGAATCGTTTGTCTTCGGGAATTTCGGGTTTAGACGAAGTTCTCCACGGTGGTTATGTTCCAGGTCGCGCCTACTTAATCCGGGGTGGACCTGGGGCTGGCAAAACAACGCTGGGAATGCATTTCTTAGTAACCGGGGCAGCAAGAGGCGAACAGGTTTTGTTCATTAGCTTGGGAGAATCTGTCACACAACTGAGGCGAACTGCTGTTGGGCTGGGATTTGACTTAGAAAACATTACTTTTCTTGACCTCAGCCCCACAGCGGAATTTTTCGCCGAAGTTCAGACTTACGATATTTTCTCACCGGCTGAGGTAGAACGTGAACCGACAACCCGTCGAATTGTACAGCAGGTAGAAGCCCTCAAGCCGCAGCGCATTTTTATTGATTCGATGACCCAGTTTCGCTACCTTGCGACCGATACGTTTCAGTTTCGTAAGCAAGTGCTGTCGTTTCTGCGATTTTTGGTCGAGCAAGACATCACTGTTCTATTCACCTCAGAAAGCAGTGAAGAAGCACCCGACGATGATTTACAGTTTATGAGTGATGCGGTAATTAATCTAAGCTTCAGCGACAGTGAGCGCACGCTGTGTATTTCTAAATTTCGGGGGAGTGACTTTCAAAACGGCAATCATGCAATTCGCCTAACCAGTACAGGAATGCAGCTGTTCCCGCGATTAATAGCACAAACCTACGGACAAGCTTTTACTACTGAAGTGATCCCCTCTGGGATTCCAGAAATCGACGAGTTGCTGCACGGTGGAATTGAGCGCAGCACCATTACCATTATCAGCGGTCCGAGTGGCGTGGGTAAAACTACGTTGGGACTCCAGTTTATGAAAGAGGCTGCCGGACGGGGGGAACATTCGATCATTTACACTTTCGAGGAAAGAAAGGAAACGCTGCTGCGCCGCGCAGAAGGGATTAACATTGCAGTTAATGCGATGCAGCAGCGCGGGACACTCTCAGTTGTTCAAGTGGAGCCGCTGTATTATACACCCGATGAATTTGCTAACTTGGTGCGTCAGGAAGTAGAGCAAAAACAAACGCGGATTGTCATGATTGATAGTGTGTCCGGCTATCGGCTTTCGGTGCGCGGGGAAGAGTTGACTAGCCATATTCATTCGCTATGCAAGTATTTGCAAAATATGGGTGTTGCTGTGCTGCTGATCAACGAGGTTGAAACGATTACCGGGGAATTCCGAGTTACAGAAATTGGCATTAGCTATCTGGCAGACACGATTATATTTTTGCGTTACTTAGAAATGCAAGGTGAACTGCGGCGGGCGATCGGCGTTTTGAAAAAGCGCATGACCGACTTTGAGAAAACCCTGCGCGAATTTAAAATTAGTCGCTACGGAATCAAAGTCGGCGAGCCACTCACACACCTTCGAGGTGTGTTGACTGGGGTGCCCGAATTGCTTAAGGACAAACCGTGA
- a CDS encoding DUF2808 domain-containing protein — protein MKKTLISAAAFALTSAALIFAGYATAKTDNNRVSNVNDVNFPPNSWRIVKHTFRVHIPENNNALSQLIIDTPSSVAVSNDIDVLDNSGQKININISVNGRRILIDFPEKVISNTKLLIEFNKVRQPTVGPASVYSFWAKAVGNDTEIPVGTAQFSTF, from the coding sequence ATGAAAAAAACACTGATTTCTGCTGCGGCATTTGCTCTGACTAGCGCAGCTTTAATTTTTGCTGGCTATGCAACTGCTAAAACAGATAACAACAGGGTTTCCAATGTTAATGATGTCAATTTTCCTCCTAATAGCTGGCGGATTGTTAAACATACCTTTCGAGTACACATTCCTGAGAATAACAATGCTCTTTCCCAGCTAATTATTGATACTCCATCCTCTGTGGCTGTTAGTAATGATATTGATGTGTTGGATAATAGTGGTCAAAAAATTAACATTAATATTTCTGTCAATGGTAGAAGAATCTTAATAGATTTTCCGGAAAAAGTGATTTCTAACACCAAGCTCTTAATTGAATTTAATAAAGTCAGACAACCAACTGTTGGTCCTGCTTCTGTTTACAGCTTTTGGGCTAAAGCCGTCGGTAACGACACAGAGATTCCCGTAGGCACAGCTCAGTTTTCCACATTTTAA
- a CDS encoding DUF2808 domain-containing protein, giving the protein MKKIIMYAVASALATVALIPVNYANASADDSQDPHIDGNVQFPPTRWHVVRHTFRVHIPKNSKEISQISIQAPTNITLSTSVDDIIVEDKNGRKINTNVSVNDKTILLAFTEPVAPDTQLEIDLKNVKRVTGGNSYFYRFFAKFAGSSTQTPIGGASFRMGY; this is encoded by the coding sequence ATGAAGAAAATAATCATGTATGCTGTTGCATCGGCTCTGGCTACTGTAGCCTTAATTCCTGTTAACTATGCAAATGCTAGCGCGGATGATAGTCAAGATCCTCACATTGATGGAAACGTGCAATTTCCTCCTACGCGCTGGCATGTTGTTAGACATACTTTCCGAGTACATATTCCCAAAAATAGTAAGGAGATTTCTCAGATAAGTATTCAGGCACCAACTAATATAACTTTGAGTACTAGTGTTGATGACATTATTGTAGAAGATAAAAATGGTCGAAAAATTAACACTAATGTTTCTGTGAATGACAAAACTATACTATTAGCTTTTACCGAACCAGTTGCTCCTGATACTCAATTAGAAATTGACCTTAAGAATGTCAAACGAGTAACAGGAGGAAATAGTTATTTTTACCGCTTCTTCGCTAAATTTGCTGGCAGTAGTACGCAAACTCCTATAGGAGGAGCTAGTTTTCGCATGGGTTATTAA